The Tenacibaculum jejuense genome includes a window with the following:
- a CDS encoding S9 family peptidase: MKKSSHLLTLLLFVVSVAVGSAQKITGSWKGTLKVQGMEMPLVFNISEKDGAFSSTMDSPSQGATGIPMDTTTFTDNTLTIVFKKAGINYSAKLEGKEFKGTFKQGGMEIPLSLQKTEKTVPGNPALVSSEQDLNKLSALEKGTYKYSVEDYFANPKGSSFRFSPDGKYLSYKESDANGKQHVYVKNTQTGKAKRVIEQKEELIRGYGWLNSNRLFYTMDKGGNENYHIYAVNLDGSNNKDLTPFEGVRANFESLLREDKDHIIVQLNKNNPQIFEPYKLNVTTGEIKQLFVNKDASNPISGYQFDKDGNLRGYTKLKDGVNMEVYYEDGKGGYELWKQLNWKDSFGIISFNYATDYPHDAYVLSNLETDKAEILLYDLKKKKTIKKIFSNEKYDVGGLGLSKKNNYAIDYLSYEGEKNILIPVSKTYKKIDKAVKKQLPGMQYYVTGKTDDETKFMLYITSDKVYGIYYIYDLKKNELKEIYNTMPQLNPEDMAEMRPITFKSRDGLTIHGYITLPKAALNGEKVPVIVNPHGGPQGIRDSWGFNPESQLFASRGYATLQVNFRISGGYGRKFLESGFKEIGRKAMDDVEDGLKYVTEKGWVDANKAAIYGGSHGGYAVLRGLTKTPDLYACGVDYVGVSNLFTFMKTIPPYWKPYLKIIKEIWYDEDVAAEKAIMNEVSPVFHIDKIKKPLFVVQGANDPRVNIDESDQIVKGLRAKGVDVPYMVRYDEGHGFGKEENRIALYKSMMGFYAKHLKGKVQEPIKH; encoded by the coding sequence ATGAAAAAAAGCAGTCATCTATTAACACTTTTACTTTTTGTAGTTAGTGTTGCTGTAGGAAGTGCTCAAAAAATTACAGGTTCTTGGAAAGGAACATTAAAAGTTCAAGGTATGGAAATGCCTTTGGTTTTTAATATTTCTGAAAAAGACGGAGCATTTTCTTCAACTATGGATAGTCCATCTCAAGGAGCGACAGGAATTCCAATGGATACAACTACGTTTACAGATAATACATTAACAATTGTATTCAAAAAAGCAGGGATTAATTATTCAGCAAAATTAGAAGGAAAAGAGTTCAAAGGAACTTTTAAACAAGGAGGTATGGAAATTCCATTATCATTGCAAAAAACAGAAAAAACGGTTCCTGGAAATCCAGCATTGGTTTCTTCGGAGCAAGATTTAAATAAACTTTCAGCTTTAGAGAAAGGAACGTACAAATATTCCGTGGAAGATTATTTTGCAAATCCAAAAGGAAGTTCATTCCGCTTTTCACCTGATGGAAAATATTTATCATATAAAGAAAGTGATGCTAATGGAAAGCAACATGTATATGTGAAAAATACTCAAACAGGAAAAGCAAAAAGAGTTATTGAACAAAAAGAAGAATTAATCAGAGGATATGGCTGGTTAAATTCTAATCGCCTTTTCTATACTATGGATAAAGGAGGAAATGAAAACTACCATATTTATGCTGTAAATTTAGACGGAAGTAATAATAAAGATTTAACTCCTTTCGAAGGTGTTAGAGCTAACTTCGAATCTTTATTAAGAGAAGATAAAGATCATATTATTGTTCAATTAAACAAAAACAATCCACAAATTTTTGAGCCTTATAAACTGAATGTAACTACTGGTGAAATCAAGCAATTATTTGTAAATAAAGATGCAAGTAATCCGATTTCAGGATACCAGTTCGATAAAGACGGAAATTTAAGAGGTTACACGAAGTTAAAAGATGGTGTAAATATGGAGGTGTATTATGAAGATGGAAAAGGAGGATACGAATTATGGAAACAATTAAATTGGAAAGATAGTTTTGGTATTATTTCATTCAATTATGCCACAGATTATCCACACGATGCTTATGTGTTAAGTAATTTAGAAACAGATAAAGCAGAGATTTTATTATATGATTTAAAGAAGAAAAAAACGATCAAGAAAATTTTCTCAAACGAAAAGTACGATGTTGGAGGTTTAGGATTATCTAAAAAGAACAACTATGCTATCGATTATTTATCGTACGAAGGAGAAAAGAATATTTTAATTCCTGTAAGTAAAACCTACAAAAAAATAGATAAAGCTGTAAAGAAGCAACTTCCTGGAATGCAATATTATGTTACTGGAAAAACAGATGATGAAACTAAATTTATGTTATACATCACTAGTGATAAAGTTTATGGTATTTATTACATCTACGATTTAAAGAAAAATGAATTAAAAGAGATTTATAATACAATGCCTCAGTTAAATCCAGAAGATATGGCTGAGATGCGCCCGATTACATTTAAAAGTAGAGATGGTTTAACAATTCATGGATATATCACTTTACCTAAAGCGGCTTTAAATGGAGAAAAAGTTCCTGTAATTGTAAATCCTCATGGAGGTCCGCAAGGAATTAGAGATTCTTGGGGATTCAATCCAGAATCACAATTGTTTGCAAGTAGAGGTTATGCTACGTTACAAGTTAACTTTAGAATTTCTGGTGGATATGGAAGAAAATTCTTAGAATCAGGATTTAAAGAAATTGGTAGAAAAGCAATGGATGATGTAGAAGACGGATTAAAATATGTTACCGAAAAAGGTTGGGTAGATGCAAATAAAGCTGCAATTTATGGGGGAAGTCATGGTGGTTATGCTGTATTAAGAGGTTTAACTAAAACTCCAGATTTATATGCTTGTGGTGTAGATTATGTTGGTGTGTCTAACTTATTTACATTCATGAAAACTATTCCTCCTTATTGGAAACCTTATTTAAAAATTATCAAAGAAATTTGGTACGACGAAGATGTAGCTGCTGAAAAAGCAATTATGAACGAAGTTTCACCAGTTTTCCATATCGATAAAATCAAGAAGCCTTTATTTGTAGTCCAAGGGGCAAATGATCCTAGAGTGAATATAGATGAGTCAGATCAAATTGTAAAAGGACTTAGAGCTAAAGGTGTAGATGTTCCTTACATGGTAAGATATGATGAAGGGCATGGTTTTGGAAAAGAAGAAAATAGAATAGCTTTATACAAATCTATGATGGGATTCTATGCAAAACATCTTAAAGGAAAAGTTCAAGAGCCAATAAAACATTAA